GCAGGCCCGCTGGGGCTCCCACGGCGACCACGGCACTATCGCCTACGCACCGTCCTCCGTGCAGGAGTGCTACGAAATCACCGTCGAGGCGTTCAACATGGCGGAACGCTTCCGGCAGCCCGTGCTCATCATGAACGACGAAGTGCTTGGCCACATGCGCGAAAAAGTCATCGTTCCCGAGGAAGACACCCTTGTGCTCGTGGACCGCAAGCGCCCCACGGTTTCCCCCGATGAATTCGTGCCCTACCGGGCGGACGAACAGGACGACATCCCCCCCATGGCAGGCATGGGAGACGGGTACCGCTGGCATGTGACGGGTCTCACCCACAACGATTGGGGATTTCCCACGAACAACGCCGCGGAAATAGAGAAGAAGATGCTGCGCCTCATGCGGAAGATCGACCGCTTCCGGGACGACATCGTCAAGTACGATACGGAGTCCGTGAAGGATGCGGACGTGCTGGTGCTCTCCTACGGCAGCGTGGCCCGCACCGCCCTGAGCGCCGTGCGCATGGCCCGAAAGAAGGGAATCAAGGTCGGGCACTTCCGGCCCGTCACGCTCTGGCCCTTCCCGGACAAGGAGCTGGAGGCCATCGCCTCCCGCGTCAAGACCATCCTCGTTCCCGAGCTCAACTGCGGCCAGATGGTCCTTGAAGTCGAGCGGGTCGTCGGCAAGGAACGGGTCGTCCGCCAGAACCTGGTGAACGGAGAGCTTTTCAAACCCGTGGAGATTCTCTCCAAGATTGAGGAGGTGGCCT
Above is a genomic segment from Aminiphilus circumscriptus DSM 16581 containing:
- a CDS encoding 2-oxoacid:acceptor oxidoreductase subunit alpha; translation: MPKIAFWQGNMGIAMGAIAAGCRFFGGYPITPSTEIAEVMAEELPRLGGKFIQMEDEIAGIAAAIGASIAGVKSMTATSGPGFSLKQENLGLAYMAEIPLVVVDVMRGGPSTGLPTKISQQDVMQARWGSHGDHGTIAYAPSSVQECYEITVEAFNMAERFRQPVLIMNDEVLGHMREKVIVPEEDTLVLVDRKRPTVSPDEFVPYRADEQDDIPPMAGMGDGYRWHVTGLTHNDWGFPTNNAAEIEKKMLRLMRKIDRFRDDIVKYDTESVKDADVLVLSYGSVARTALSAVRMARKKGIKVGHFRPVTLWPFPDKELEAIASRVKTILVPELNCGQMVLEVERVVGKERVVRQNLVNGELFKPVEILSKIEEVA